A stretch of Stenotrophomonas indicatrix DNA encodes these proteins:
- the moeB gene encoding molybdopterin-synthase adenylyltransferase MoeB, which yields MSIPELSPERARARVAHGAVLIDVREAHERAGGMAEGARGVAKAELLDDPAAHLPVPEQEILLICQSGKRSADAAQALLDAGYANVASVAGGTVAWREQALPLVQPLSSVADRDFYDRYSRHLLLPQVGEAGQRRLQQSRVLVLGAGGLGAPAGFYLAAAGVGHLRFADHDRVERSNLHRQIVHTEASVGQLKVDSARERLLALNPSIEVEAVPERVTSENVDRLLQDVDVVLDGSDNFPLRYLLNDACIKHATPMVYAAIERFDGQVSVFDAGRQRGVAPCYRCLFPEPPPPEFAPNCSEAGVLGVLPGLAGVLQATEVLKLLLGIGEPLVGRLLRFDALGMRFRETRISPDPQCAVCAPGAPFPGYIDYAAFCRGG from the coding sequence ATGAGCATTCCAGAGCTTTCCCCCGAGCGGGCGCGCGCGCGCGTGGCCCATGGTGCGGTGCTGATCGACGTGCGCGAGGCGCACGAGCGGGCCGGCGGCATGGCCGAGGGCGCGCGTGGCGTGGCCAAGGCTGAACTGCTGGACGACCCCGCCGCGCACCTGCCTGTGCCGGAACAGGAAATCCTGCTGATCTGCCAGAGCGGCAAGCGCTCGGCAGATGCAGCGCAGGCGCTGCTGGATGCGGGCTATGCCAACGTCGCCTCCGTTGCCGGCGGCACCGTGGCCTGGCGCGAGCAGGCGCTGCCGCTGGTGCAGCCACTGAGCAGCGTCGCCGACCGCGATTTCTATGACCGCTATTCGCGCCACCTGCTGCTGCCGCAGGTGGGCGAGGCCGGCCAGCGCCGCCTGCAGCAGTCGCGGGTGCTGGTGCTGGGCGCGGGCGGCCTGGGCGCGCCGGCCGGGTTCTACCTGGCGGCCGCCGGGGTAGGGCACCTGCGTTTTGCCGACCACGACCGTGTCGAGCGCAGCAACCTGCACCGGCAGATCGTGCATACCGAGGCCAGCGTCGGCCAGCTGAAGGTTGATTCGGCACGTGAGCGGCTGCTGGCGTTGAACCCGTCCATCGAGGTCGAGGCCGTGCCCGAGCGGGTCACCTCGGAGAACGTGGACCGCCTGCTGCAGGACGTTGACGTGGTGCTGGATGGTTCGGACAACTTCCCCTTGCGCTACCTGCTCAACGACGCCTGCATCAAGCACGCCACGCCGATGGTCTACGCCGCCATCGAGCGCTTCGACGGCCAGGTGAGCGTGTTCGATGCCGGCCGCCAGCGCGGCGTGGCGCCGTGCTACCGCTGCCTGTTCCCGGAGCCGCCGCCGCCGGAGTTCGCGCCCAACTGCTCCGAAGCGGGCGTGCTGGGCGTGCTGCCGGGCCTCGCGGGTGTGCTGCAGGCCACCGAGGTGCTGAAGCTGCTGCTGGGCATCGGCGAACCGTTGGTGGGCCGCCTGCTGCGCTTTGATGCGCTGGGCATGCGCTTCCGCGAGACCCGCATCAGCCCCGACCCGCAGTGCGCGGTGTGCGCGCCGGGCGCGCCGTTCCCGGGGTACATCGATTACGCCGCGTTCTGTCGGGGCGGGTGA
- a CDS encoding GNAT family N-acetyltransferase has product MASIVEPGPMLTEPTARRTLCPVKPSINPVQTEHLVLRPFSCADGPEVFAGITPTLTRFMAFDPPDSFAAFEKIGQEWLRLIEEGAEYTFVIRHLQDGRFVGIAAVHRATEGEPELGIWISEREHGQGYGREAVRAVVHWCAERLAAVAYRYPVAVDNVASRRIAEALGGQVVGTEQSAKFASVVYRIPVPGLPG; this is encoded by the coding sequence ATGGCGTCCATTGTAGAGCCGGGCCCCATGTTGACGGAGCCGACGGCGCGTAGGACCCTCTGCCCGGTGAAACCATCGATCAATCCCGTACAGACCGAGCACCTGGTGCTCCGGCCGTTCTCATGCGCCGACGGCCCCGAGGTCTTCGCCGGCATCACGCCAACGCTGACCCGCTTCATGGCATTCGATCCGCCGGACTCTTTTGCGGCATTCGAAAAGATCGGCCAGGAATGGCTGCGCCTGATCGAGGAAGGCGCGGAATACACGTTCGTGATCCGGCATCTGCAGGACGGACGCTTTGTGGGCATCGCCGCCGTGCACCGCGCTACCGAGGGCGAACCCGAGCTTGGCATCTGGATAAGCGAGCGCGAGCACGGACAGGGCTACGGCCGCGAGGCAGTGCGCGCCGTCGTCCACTGGTGCGCGGAACGGCTCGCTGCGGTCGCCTATCGCTACCCGGTGGCGGTGGACAACGTGGCCAGCCGGCGGATTGCCGAAGCACTGGGCGGCCAGGTGGTCGGCACCGAGCAGAGCGCGAAGTTTGCGTCGGTGGTCTATCGGATTCCGGTGCCGGGGCTGCCTGGCTGA